A single region of the Bifidobacterium asteroides DSM 20089 genome encodes:
- a CDS encoding D-alanine--D-alanine ligase family protein produces MVRKRVVVLYGGRADEHSISCVSAAGVLNAIDADRYEPIPIGITKDGRWTIGGQDPRQWGLSDASLPTVQITEGSRPVILDMARGRDGFLIGDHADLVSGAEPSRTAGSLEPLGHVDAVFPVLHGPYGEDGTLQGLLEMMGLPYVGCGVFASAACMDKHYTKILLSQADIPVAPGITIDSRQQQSGADLLAAVEKAGLHYPLFVKPSRAGSSFGVVKVEEPQAEILVAAVAEAAKHDWRVLIEEGIEGREIECAVLASSRDREPRTAWPGEVVLDKADQDEAFYDFDSKYVDSSASHVEVPAKLPEETLQKVRNLASKAFKTVDGAGLSRVDCFVTPEGRVIVNEINTMPGFTPISMYAKAWEATGITYTDLITDLIEGVSA; encoded by the coding sequence ATGGTCAGGAAACGTGTTGTGGTGCTCTATGGTGGGCGTGCCGACGAACATTCCATATCCTGCGTGTCGGCTGCCGGCGTGCTCAATGCCATTGATGCCGACCGATACGAGCCCATCCCGATTGGCATCACCAAGGACGGCCGATGGACCATCGGCGGCCAGGATCCCAGGCAGTGGGGTCTAAGCGATGCCAGTCTGCCAACCGTGCAGATAACCGAAGGCAGCCGTCCGGTCATTCTCGACATGGCCCGTGGCAGGGATGGGTTTCTGATCGGCGACCATGCCGACCTGGTCTCTGGAGCCGAACCTTCGAGGACGGCGGGTTCCTTGGAGCCTTTGGGGCATGTTGACGCTGTTTTTCCAGTATTGCACGGCCCCTACGGCGAGGACGGCACCCTGCAGGGTCTGCTTGAAATGATGGGTCTGCCCTACGTCGGATGTGGTGTCTTCGCTTCTGCTGCCTGTATGGACAAGCACTACACCAAGATCCTGCTCAGCCAAGCCGACATACCCGTGGCTCCCGGTATCACCATAGACTCCCGTCAACAGCAATCCGGAGCCGACCTACTGGCCGCTGTGGAGAAGGCAGGCCTCCATTACCCGCTCTTCGTCAAGCCCTCCCGTGCAGGATCCAGCTTTGGTGTGGTCAAGGTGGAAGAGCCTCAAGCCGAAATCCTGGTTGCTGCGGTCGCCGAGGCCGCGAAGCATGACTGGCGGGTCCTTATAGAGGAGGGCATTGAAGGGCGGGAGATTGAATGCGCTGTGCTCGCCTCGAGCAGGGACAGAGAGCCCCGTACAGCCTGGCCTGGCGAGGTGGTGCTGGATAAGGCTGATCAGGACGAGGCTTTCTACGACTTCGACAGCAAGTATGTGGACTCCTCCGCATCCCATGTGGAGGTTCCTGCGAAACTGCCGGAGGAAACTCTTCAGAAGGTTCGCAACCTGGCTTCCAAAGCCTTCAAAACCGTGGACGGTGCCGGTCTGAGCCGTGTCGACTGCTTTGTGACACCCGAGGGCAGGGTCATTGTCAACGAGATCAACACCATGCCTGGCTTTACGCCCATCTCCATGTATGCCAAGGCCTGGGAGGCAACGGGGATCACATACACCGATCTGATTACTGATCTGATTGAGGGTGTATCAGCCTGA
- a CDS encoding ATP-dependent DNA helicase RecG, translating into MSAVARVGLHSTVASLVVNRRRVSALKALGVVTVGDALTYYPFRITDPMQVTTIAGIRLGEPCAFVARVDQVRLVPLSGHRGFRLDVMVDDAAFVSGRGGTPLAVRLVFFSHKKPYMDWMVRRLQVGADLVVAGEPGVYMDQLQFTHPETLVVANADQEVSADASRPDAASLDEALERVRRPRPVYHASSRISSDHIHDVILGFLRLLAHADDASGSVPAVGAVEEGQPSADVRIDLEALSRAIPDVLPEQVRVDQGLMHRARALLGMHAPDSPDDFAAARKTLRYEEAFVSQTALLQTRRQTQEQPTYPCANSGADRPDTLPARFINSLPFQLTDGQRQVIDDIGVDMAKDQPMQRLLQGEVGSGKTVVALAAMLQAVQAGHQAVLVAPTQVLAEQHYASIGAMLKAMGTDVTATAVAGRHKPVDNVTMIRMTDQLVLPLVLLTGGMRLAQRRSALAVSASGRPCIVIATHAAFSKTFQAPNLALTVIDEQHRFGVEQREELRRKSERVPHLLIMTATPIPRTAAMTWFGDLDISALTELPSNRKPVRTHVIAESDGATMGAMFLHLRRRIEAGERAYVICARIDDEDDPSASSDRPGQSGGSDSQPELLVEEGQGDGQRPPLHSVAEMSQRLAALPQFQGIATATLTGRDDDATKNAVMADFASGRTPLLVATTVVEVGVDVPQASCIVIFDADRFGLSQLHQLRGRVGRGGTDSWAFLISRAPADSPAAERLNVIRDTTDGAKIAEEDIRIRGAGDVLGDAQSGGHSSLKLLRVVTDAPMISRARIQAGQLLESDPTLAGQPELAGAVLDFMRGNEGFLVSS; encoded by the coding sequence ATGTCGGCAGTGGCTCGTGTTGGTCTGCACAGCACCGTGGCCTCGCTGGTGGTCAACAGGCGTCGGGTGAGCGCTCTCAAGGCTCTGGGTGTGGTCACGGTGGGGGATGCGCTGACCTACTATCCTTTCCGCATCACCGATCCCATGCAGGTCACCACTATTGCCGGCATTCGGCTGGGTGAGCCCTGTGCCTTCGTCGCCCGGGTGGACCAGGTGCGTCTGGTGCCTCTGAGCGGTCACCGGGGCTTCCGGCTGGACGTGATGGTGGACGATGCTGCCTTCGTCAGCGGTCGGGGCGGTACTCCGCTTGCGGTCAGGCTGGTCTTCTTCTCTCATAAGAAGCCCTATATGGACTGGATGGTCCGTCGGCTGCAGGTAGGGGCGGATCTGGTCGTGGCCGGTGAGCCCGGTGTCTACATGGACCAGCTCCAGTTCACCCATCCTGAGACCCTGGTTGTTGCTAATGCCGATCAGGAAGTTTCTGCGGACGCATCTCGGCCCGATGCGGCCAGCCTTGACGAGGCTCTGGAGCGCGTTCGTCGGCCGCGGCCGGTCTATCACGCCAGCTCCCGCATTTCCTCGGACCATATTCACGACGTCATTCTGGGTTTTCTGCGTCTGCTGGCACATGCCGATGATGCATCTGGCTCTGTCCCTGCAGTCGGAGCTGTCGAAGAGGGGCAGCCCAGTGCCGATGTCCGCATCGATTTAGAAGCGCTGAGCCGGGCCATACCTGATGTGTTGCCCGAGCAGGTCCGTGTCGACCAAGGGCTGATGCATCGTGCCCGTGCCCTCTTGGGTATGCATGCCCCCGACAGCCCTGACGACTTCGCTGCGGCGCGCAAGACCCTGCGCTATGAGGAGGCCTTCGTCTCGCAGACGGCGCTTCTGCAGACCCGTCGCCAGACCCAAGAGCAGCCCACTTACCCATGCGCGAATTCGGGTGCCGACCGTCCGGATACCCTGCCTGCCCGTTTCATCAACTCCCTGCCATTCCAACTGACCGATGGCCAGCGTCAGGTCATTGACGATATAGGCGTCGACATGGCCAAGGATCAGCCCATGCAGCGACTTCTGCAGGGCGAGGTTGGCTCCGGCAAGACCGTGGTGGCTCTGGCGGCCATGCTTCAGGCGGTCCAGGCTGGCCATCAGGCTGTCTTGGTGGCTCCTACCCAGGTGCTGGCCGAGCAGCACTATGCTTCCATCGGCGCCATGCTCAAGGCCATGGGCACCGATGTGACCGCCACTGCCGTAGCGGGCCGCCATAAGCCTGTGGATAACGTCACCATGATCCGTATGACGGATCAGCTGGTCCTGCCTCTGGTACTGCTGACCGGAGGTATGAGACTGGCCCAGCGCCGCTCCGCCCTGGCTGTTTCGGCCTCGGGCCGTCCCTGCATCGTCATCGCCACCCACGCGGCCTTCTCCAAGACCTTCCAGGCTCCCAACCTGGCCTTGACCGTTATAGACGAGCAGCATCGTTTCGGGGTTGAGCAGCGCGAGGAGCTACGTCGCAAATCCGAGCGAGTTCCCCACCTGCTGATCATGACCGCTACGCCCATCCCGCGTACAGCCGCCATGACCTGGTTCGGCGATCTTGACATCTCCGCCCTGACCGAGCTGCCCAGCAACCGCAAGCCAGTCCGCACGCACGTCATCGCCGAGTCTGACGGAGCGACCATGGGCGCCATGTTCCTGCACCTGCGTCGACGGATCGAGGCTGGGGAGAGGGCCTACGTGATCTGTGCCCGTATTGATGATGAAGACGACCCTTCGGCCTCCTCAGACCGCCCCGGTCAATCCGGTGGGTCTGACTCCCAGCCTGAACTGCTGGTTGAGGAGGGCCAAGGTGACGGCCAGCGTCCGCCACTGCATTCGGTGGCTGAAATGAGTCAGCGACTGGCCGCCCTGCCGCAGTTCCAGGGCATCGCCACGGCCACGCTGACCGGGCGAGACGACGATGCCACCAAGAACGCCGTCATGGCTGACTTTGCCTCGGGCCGCACGCCCTTGCTGGTGGCCACCACTGTGGTGGAGGTGGGGGTGGATGTGCCCCAAGCCTCCTGCATTGTCATCTTCGATGCCGATCGGTTCGGACTCTCCCAGCTTCATCAGCTGCGCGGCAGGGTGGGGCGCGGCGGCACTGACTCTTGGGCCTTCCTGATCTCACGCGCCCCTGCGGATTCCCCGGCTGCAGAGCGGCTTAATGTCATTCGCGACACCACCGATGGGGCCAAAATCGCCGAGGAGGACATTCGCATCAGGGGAGCCGGCGACGTGCTGGGCGATGCCCAATCCGGCGGTCATTCCTCGCTGAAGCTTCTGCGGGTGGTCACCGATGCGCCCATGATCTCCCGTGCCCGCATCCAGGCCGGTCAACTCCTGGAGTCAGACCCTACCCTGGCCGGGCAGCCCGAGCTGGCTGGCGCCGTTCTGGACTTCATGAGGGGCAACGAAGGTTTCCTGGTCTCCAGCTGA
- a CDS encoding GNAT family N-acetyltransferase has translation MRYEVNKAIPEDAKAIRKAVFVEEQGFHNEFDRTDDASLHIVAYDGDEPVGVCRIFPDRGKTWTLGRLAVLKPYRGQHLGAYLVAKAEETARSHGADRLTLHAQERVEGFYKSLGYRDMGIHDQDEGCPHMWMDKPLTVGTGNKAEDQAS, from the coding sequence ATGCGGTATGAGGTGAACAAGGCCATTCCCGAGGATGCCAAGGCCATCCGTAAGGCCGTATTCGTAGAGGAGCAAGGCTTTCACAACGAGTTCGATCGAACCGACGATGCCAGCCTCCATATTGTGGCCTATGACGGGGATGAACCCGTCGGGGTATGCCGAATCTTCCCCGACCGGGGCAAGACATGGACCCTTGGTCGGTTGGCCGTTCTGAAGCCTTACCGCGGTCAGCACCTGGGCGCCTATTTGGTAGCCAAGGCTGAGGAAACCGCTCGGAGCCACGGGGCTGACCGGCTCACGCTCCATGCCCAGGAACGGGTGGAGGGCTTTTATAAGTCCTTGGGGTATAGGGACATGGGCATTCACGACCAGGACGAGGGATGCCCACACATGTGGATGGACAAACCCCTAACAGTCGGCACCGGAAACAAGGCAGAGGACCAGGCCTCATGA
- a CDS encoding N-acetylglucosamine kinase encodes MNKKAAVLCLDAGQTGVRACIDIPKPDGSEERIDLPEKPGVKNSHPLIPQLIERTHDAFRMFSRYQNEPMNIGKDTKIRSICVGSSGLPKDCRAEDFLDGVSDLGISEVFMAHDSVTGYLAALGHERYGAVVSAGTGVVTRGVGPHLTKRVDGWGWMIGNAGAASWMGKLALEAAMRAYDGRGPQTGLTKVAEERFGRLDKIYLKLYSDDQSTKHLGSMAEDVTRLAGEDAVAFEICSKASKELAISAYTALREAGVDKYPDIAVSGRGSVFNSRFISNHFTMYIRSMVPDATIIDPIGDPLSGARQLGYIEPDNPLHSLIAHATK; translated from the coding sequence ATGAATAAAAAGGCAGCAGTGCTGTGTTTGGATGCCGGTCAAACCGGAGTAAGAGCCTGTATTGATATTCCCAAGCCCGATGGCAGCGAGGAGCGAATAGACCTACCCGAGAAGCCAGGCGTAAAAAACAGCCATCCTCTGATTCCTCAGCTAATTGAACGGACCCACGATGCTTTCCGCATGTTTTCGAGATATCAGAATGAACCCATGAACATCGGCAAAGACACCAAAATTCGCTCAATCTGCGTAGGGTCCTCCGGTCTTCCCAAAGACTGCCGCGCAGAGGACTTCCTGGATGGGGTATCGGATTTGGGCATATCAGAAGTTTTCATGGCACATGATTCGGTAACGGGTTATCTGGCAGCTCTTGGACATGAGCGCTATGGAGCAGTCGTCAGCGCCGGAACCGGCGTGGTCACTCGTGGGGTTGGTCCCCACCTGACCAAACGTGTGGACGGCTGGGGATGGATGATTGGAAATGCCGGCGCCGCTAGCTGGATGGGTAAGCTCGCCTTGGAAGCGGCCATGCGTGCTTACGACGGTCGCGGACCGCAGACTGGGCTAACTAAGGTAGCTGAAGAGCGCTTCGGACGACTTGACAAAATATATTTGAAGCTGTATTCGGATGACCAAAGCACCAAGCATCTGGGAAGCATGGCTGAAGACGTGACCAGGCTGGCCGGTGAAGATGCCGTTGCCTTTGAAATCTGCTCAAAAGCTTCAAAGGAACTGGCAATATCCGCATATACAGCTTTAAGAGAAGCGGGTGTGGATAAATATCCCGACATTGCAGTCAGCGGTCGCGGCAGCGTATTTAATTCACGATTCATTTCGAATCACTTCACCATGTATATTCGTTCCATGGTGCCTGATGCCACCATCATCGATCCGATTGGAGACCCACTGTCCGGAGCCAGGCAACTTGGCTATATTGAGCCGGACAATCCCCTGCACAGCCTGATAGCGCACGCGACCAAGTAA
- the rpmB gene encoding 50S ribosomal protein L28 produces the protein MAARCAVCGKGPQTGYSVSHSHIRNKRIFRPNLQSVHTTVDGQNVRLRVCVKCLKAGKVQRIAA, from the coding sequence ATGGCAGCTCGTTGCGCGGTGTGCGGCAAGGGCCCGCAGACCGGTTACAGTGTTTCTCATTCGCATATCCGGAACAAGCGCATCTTCCGCCCCAACCTGCAGTCGGTGCACACCACCGTTGATGGTCAGAACGTGCGTCTGCGTGTCTGCGTCAAGTGCCTTAAGGCCGGCAAGGTGCAGCGCATCGCCGCCTGA
- a CDS encoding helix-turn-helix transcriptional regulator has translation MSFRTNVQYLRSQRNMTQEQLAMLVGVSRQAVSKWESDKAYPEMDKLLAICDLFGCTLDDLVLGDVRHPGSGQRASRPDHQETTQVTPPIHATMPPVPSAMEDVTGYASFSNVYSLRMAFGIALIMLGLAFGGLFAGVSQPTDAQNGLAFLALMIGIVLGLACLIPAISTRKDFRRRHPYVADFYTDEERSRVYRQTTWELVCGLAVVLLDVGINSAGYLIWGWSDQVRGFVFFLLLALGVFLLVHAGTSHRMMNLRAYNRQVDSVDDGRWDTYRYEHRVSNAISGTVMGLCTLVALTMLFSGNYDNLFGWRIPFWAIWIIGGVFCGVLQSLIGIFRKPPRA, from the coding sequence ATGAGTTTCAGAACCAACGTGCAGTATCTGCGTTCGCAGCGCAACATGACTCAGGAGCAGCTGGCCATGCTGGTGGGGGTGTCCCGTCAGGCGGTGTCCAAGTGGGAGTCGGACAAGGCATATCCTGAGATGGACAAGCTCCTGGCCATCTGTGACCTCTTCGGCTGCACCCTTGATGACCTGGTCCTGGGCGATGTTCGGCATCCGGGTTCCGGGCAGCGTGCATCCAGGCCGGACCATCAGGAAACCACCCAGGTGACTCCGCCAATCCATGCGACTATGCCGCCTGTCCCGTCTGCTATGGAAGACGTTACCGGCTACGCCTCCTTCAGCAATGTCTACAGTCTTCGGATGGCTTTCGGAATTGCCCTTATCATGCTGGGACTGGCTTTCGGTGGTCTTTTCGCCGGAGTCAGTCAACCGACCGACGCCCAGAATGGTCTGGCCTTTCTTGCTCTGATGATCGGCATCGTCCTGGGCCTGGCCTGTCTCATACCGGCGATTTCCACCAGGAAGGACTTTCGCCGCAGGCATCCCTATGTGGCGGATTTCTATACCGATGAGGAGCGCTCGCGAGTTTATCGGCAGACTACCTGGGAGTTGGTCTGCGGTCTGGCTGTCGTGCTCCTGGATGTGGGTATCAACTCTGCCGGATACCTGATCTGGGGCTGGTCCGATCAGGTCAGAGGGTTTGTCTTCTTCCTTCTTCTGGCTCTGGGGGTCTTCCTACTGGTCCACGCTGGAACAAGCCATAGGATGATGAACCTCCGTGCCTACAACAGGCAGGTTGATTCCGTCGATGACGGTCGCTGGGATACCTATCGTTACGAGCACCGGGTAAGCAATGCCATCAGCGGAACCGTCATGGGCCTTTGCACGCTGGTGGCCCTGACCATGCTCTTCTCGGGCAATTATGACAACCTCTTCGGTTGGCGGATCCCATTCTGGGCCATCTGGATCATCGGCGGGGTGTTCTGCGGAGTGCTCCAATCACTGATTGGCATCTTCCGCAAGCCTCCGCGTGCCTGA
- a CDS encoding mechanosensitive ion channel family protein, with protein sequence MNLTVNFTSEVPALASTSITSANQDKDPMGRSEQAISSFSDAIIYWFRQNFGKIVLLIVVAVCAALISKIVAAAMRRALERTNLPSASIFVNIVRALIWIFAAATVLQPVFGINPSTVVAALGVSGLALSFGLKDTIANIVGGFGLMVSKVVQPGDIITIQGTTGTVRDVTWRHTIVIDRTGNQLLIPNSILNTTALEKITEAGEAATTVPFTLRGNADIAKSSRSIAQAVAQATKGMAMQSNPPIVQLQGFTPYGIKGQVVMFAKQGVIAADMQDAATRALAGQDYLVQEAELQTKDIEH encoded by the coding sequence ATGAATCTGACCGTCAATTTTACCAGCGAAGTTCCTGCACTAGCCAGCACAAGCATCACAAGCGCCAATCAGGACAAGGACCCCATGGGAAGGTCGGAACAGGCCATCTCCAGCTTCAGCGATGCCATCATCTACTGGTTCCGCCAGAATTTCGGAAAGATCGTTCTTCTGATCGTCGTGGCTGTCTGCGCTGCCTTGATTTCCAAGATCGTAGCGGCGGCCATGCGGCGTGCCCTGGAACGGACCAACCTGCCCAGTGCTTCCATCTTCGTCAACATCGTCCGCGCCCTGATCTGGATCTTCGCTGCTGCCACAGTCCTGCAACCCGTCTTCGGGATCAACCCATCCACAGTGGTCGCCGCCCTGGGCGTCAGCGGCCTGGCGCTCTCCTTCGGATTGAAAGATACAATTGCCAACATCGTCGGCGGCTTCGGACTGATGGTCAGCAAGGTGGTCCAGCCCGGCGACATCATCACCATCCAGGGCACCACCGGAACCGTCCGCGACGTGACTTGGCGCCATACCATCGTCATCGACAGGACCGGCAACCAACTGCTGATCCCCAACTCCATCCTCAACACCACGGCGCTCGAGAAAATCACCGAGGCCGGCGAGGCTGCCACCACGGTTCCCTTCACCCTGCGAGGGAATGCCGATATAGCCAAGTCCTCCCGCTCCATTGCACAGGCGGTGGCCCAGGCAACCAAGGGCATGGCCATGCAATCCAACCCGCCCATTGTCCAGCTCCAGGGCTTCACCCCTTATGGCATCAAGGGCCAAGTGGTCATGTTCGCCAAGCAGGGTGTCATCGCCGCCGATATGCAGGATGCCGCCACCCGCGCACTGGCCGGCCAGGACTACCTGGTTCAGGAGGCCGAGCTCCAGACAAAAGACATTGAACATTAA
- a CDS encoding RsmD family RNA methyltransferase, translated as MHIIAGRFKGFPIPAALKGTRPTTDRTKEAIFSHLEALGALDGAKVLDLYAGTGALGFEALSRGASSLESVESSGRAAGLLSRSAAKLAHHPAWNSDMDIHVSRIKVERFIRPFETSMNTDFSAGQSYPTKGPYNLIFMDPPYDLPTEDCQEIMNGLVERQFVSSNSIMVLERSGRSNPPEPPVAWVISQSRSYGETSVYYIESA; from the coding sequence ATGCACATCATCGCCGGCCGATTCAAGGGATTCCCCATTCCCGCTGCCCTCAAGGGCACCCGGCCTACCACCGATCGGACCAAGGAGGCCATATTCTCCCATCTGGAGGCTCTCGGTGCCTTGGACGGAGCCAAGGTGCTAGACCTATATGCAGGTACTGGAGCTCTAGGGTTTGAAGCCTTGTCACGTGGAGCTTCCTCCCTGGAGTCTGTTGAGTCATCCGGACGTGCCGCTGGGCTTTTGTCCAGATCAGCAGCCAAGCTGGCCCATCATCCCGCTTGGAATTCAGATATGGATATACATGTGAGCAGAATCAAAGTGGAACGCTTTATTAGGCCTTTTGAGACCAGCATGAATACCGATTTCTCCGCCGGTCAGTCATATCCAACGAAAGGACCTTATAACCTTATATTTATGGATCCACCATACGATCTACCTACAGAAGACTGTCAGGAGATTATGAATGGCCTGGTTGAAAGACAATTCGTCAGCTCCAATTCAATAATGGTCCTGGAACGTTCCGGTCGTTCGAATCCCCCCGAGCCGCCTGTTGCCTGGGTTATATCCCAATCCAGGTCCTACGGTGAAACCTCGGTTTACTACATCGAATCAGCCTGA
- a CDS encoding sugar O-acetyltransferase codes for MGKDSKLTGVVGGAGKGAWRSQRERMLAGELYDASDPELGQLRVKAHELCRLFNASSEQERDLRNRLLDELVPEHGQDVDFMGPIYFDYGCFTKLGSRIFANFNFTVLDTCPVQIGDDVMIGPNVTLATPLHPLRWQERNLRRHEDGSLYDYELGAPITIGSNCWLASNVTVAGGVTIGDGAVIGAGSVVTHDIAPDSLAVGVPCRVIRTITEADRMELPEEG; via the coding sequence ATGGGCAAGGACTCAAAACTGACAGGTGTTGTTGGCGGAGCCGGTAAAGGTGCTTGGCGCTCGCAGAGGGAGCGGATGCTTGCTGGCGAGCTCTATGATGCCTCGGATCCCGAACTGGGCCAGCTGCGGGTCAAGGCCCACGAACTTTGCCGTCTTTTCAACGCATCTTCTGAGCAGGAGCGGGACCTGCGTAACCGGCTTTTGGACGAGCTGGTGCCCGAACATGGTCAGGATGTTGACTTTATGGGGCCTATCTATTTCGACTATGGATGCTTCACCAAGCTTGGCTCGCGCATCTTCGCCAATTTCAACTTCACTGTCCTGGATACCTGCCCTGTGCAGATTGGGGACGATGTGATGATCGGCCCCAATGTCACCCTGGCCACCCCCCTGCACCCCCTGCGGTGGCAGGAGCGGAATCTGAGGCGCCATGAGGATGGCTCCCTCTACGACTACGAGTTGGGGGCTCCGATCACTATCGGATCCAACTGCTGGTTGGCGTCAAACGTGACTGTGGCCGGGGGAGTGACCATCGGCGACGGTGCGGTCATCGGTGCCGGATCCGTGGTCACCCATGACATTGCCCCTGACTCCCTGGCTGTGGGTGTGCCCTGCCGGGTAATTCGTACCATCACCGAGGCTGATCGGATGGAACTGCCAGAGGAGGGCTGA
- a CDS encoding DeoR/GlpR family DNA-binding transcription regulator, protein MRKKKSEALIPAERHKKILNYLSHENILSIKKLTELLNVSHMTVRRDIATLIEEGKVTPIRGGVTLSESGKPVPAPLKRSNRSNINISLKKGIAEVAARFINDNSIIYLDPGTTTYELIPYIRHKKNLTVVSNDLIIVNNLISSDFHLIHTGGEIDNQTMSSVGPIAISAVQNINFDIYFMSTPGWSLEYGVTSPDIERSQLKQVVLGNAFQTILLADSTKYNSISLAKVCSLDQVDHIVTDQGIENAVAEKIMQTGIPLHLAAPNDGEIKKTTSQADSM, encoded by the coding sequence ATGCGAAAAAAGAAAAGTGAAGCGCTGATTCCTGCAGAGCGTCACAAAAAAATACTCAATTATCTCTCGCATGAAAACATCCTTAGCATTAAAAAACTCACAGAATTACTCAATGTTTCACATATGACGGTCCGCAGAGACATTGCGACGTTGATCGAAGAAGGCAAGGTTACTCCTATACGCGGCGGGGTGACCTTGTCCGAAAGCGGAAAACCGGTTCCAGCTCCTTTGAAGCGATCTAATAGATCAAACATCAACATATCCTTGAAAAAGGGCATCGCAGAAGTCGCCGCACGCTTTATCAACGATAATTCGATCATCTATCTGGACCCTGGTACAACTACTTATGAATTGATCCCTTATATAAGGCACAAAAAGAACCTGACAGTAGTGTCGAACGATCTTATAATCGTCAATAACCTCATTTCCAGTGACTTCCATCTAATTCATACAGGTGGCGAAATCGACAATCAGACCATGAGCTCAGTCGGTCCCATAGCCATCTCCGCAGTGCAGAACATCAATTTCGACATTTATTTCATGTCAACCCCGGGATGGTCTCTTGAATATGGGGTGACTTCGCCTGACATCGAACGTTCGCAACTCAAACAGGTTGTGCTCGGCAACGCCTTTCAAACAATACTGCTGGCCGATTCAACCAAATACAACTCAATTTCTTTGGCCAAAGTATGCAGTCTCGATCAAGTCGACCACATAGTCACAGACCAAGGGATAGAGAATGCAGTCGCTGAGAAAATCATGCAAACAGGCATCCCACTCCATCTCGCAGCCCCAAACGATGGGGAAATAAAGAAAACAACTTCTCAGGCTGATTCGATGTAG
- a CDS encoding ABC transporter ATP-binding protein: MMQHRMAKDPYAQTPLILNQICYDYGTRQKQGARVLDEISLECQAGTWTAIMGPSGAGKSTLLYCAAGLLQVRQGSVAIAGEDLTRMKERELTRLRRDHIGFVFQDYNLVNAFTCLQNTMLSSLFGGRKISAQAALSALSNVGLEGYANTYPADMSGGQQQRVAIARSLAASPEIIMADEPTGALDTHSSREVMDLFDLAVRSGQTILMVTHDPNVAARAHRVIFLQDGRIQAACPGGDPQTIAQQLASMDAVPNEEAFSPPLAVPSDQPR, translated from the coding sequence ATGATGCAGCATCGGATGGCCAAGGATCCATACGCACAGACCCCACTCATTCTGAACCAGATCTGCTATGACTATGGAACACGGCAGAAGCAGGGCGCCCGGGTGTTGGACGAAATCAGTCTGGAATGTCAGGCTGGGACCTGGACGGCCATCATGGGTCCTTCAGGCGCCGGCAAATCGACCCTTCTCTATTGCGCCGCGGGACTGCTCCAAGTCAGGCAGGGCAGTGTGGCCATCGCCGGTGAGGACCTGACGCGAATGAAAGAGAGGGAGCTGACCCGGCTTCGGCGCGATCATATCGGATTCGTTTTCCAGGACTATAACCTGGTGAACGCCTTCACCTGCCTGCAGAACACCATGCTGTCCAGCCTCTTCGGCGGCAGGAAAATCTCCGCCCAAGCGGCTCTGTCTGCCCTGTCCAACGTCGGCCTGGAGGGGTATGCCAACACCTATCCTGCCGACATGAGTGGTGGCCAGCAGCAGCGCGTGGCCATCGCCCGGTCCCTGGCTGCCAGCCCGGAAATCATCATGGCCGACGAACCTACCGGCGCCCTGGACACCCATAGCTCGCGGGAGGTTATGGACCTCTTCGATCTGGCCGTCCGCAGCGGCCAGACCATCCTCATGGTGACCCACGACCCCAACGTCGCCGCCCGGGCCCACCGCGTCATCTTCCTCCAGGACGGACGCATTCAGGCAGCATGCCCGGGCGGAGACCCACAGACCATAGCCCAACAGCTGGCCAGCATGGATGCTGTCCCAAACGAGGAGGCCTTCAGCCCTCCTCTGGCAGTTCCATCCGATCAGCCTCGGTGA